One genomic region from Rosa rugosa chromosome 1, drRosRugo1.1, whole genome shotgun sequence encodes:
- the LOC133727383 gene encoding protein RALF-like 34 — protein MASPTLLHYLLCFFLAFLVLGPDGSSAVAQLDEASLKLVTDNLDLASAMSMYEQLNEEDNEDDEDEIDVENGYGRRSLFWRRMRYYISYGALSANRIPCPPRSGRSYYTNNCFKARGPVHPYTRGCSRITRCRR, from the coding sequence ATGGCTTCTCCAACTCTACTCCACTACCTCCTCTGCTTCTTCCTCGCCTTCCTCGTTCTGGGCCCTGACGGCTCTTCCGCCGTGGCCCAGCTCGACGAAGCGAGCTTGAAGCTAGTAACCGACAATTTGGACCTTGCTAGCGCAATGTCGATGTATGAACAACTGAACGAGGAGGATAACGAGGACGATGAGGATGAGATAGACGTAGAGAATGGATACGGGCGTAGATCTCTGTTCTGGAGGAGAATGAGGTACTACATTTCTTACGGGGCGCTCTCGGCGAATAGGATCCCATGCCCGCCTCGGTCCGGGAGGTCTTACTACACCAACAACTGCTTCAAGGCTAGAGGCCCAGTTCATCCTTACACCAGAGGCTGCTCTAGGATCACTCGCTGCAGAAGATGA
- the LOC133727524 gene encoding transcription factor HEC2-like: MDIDMLKSSSAGHDLHHPHHHMDMMTMMMQQSPEFYHNTPPTFSEIDFTWGSSITPNNIGTIVPQPMFHNPTSPSQSQPTLLNPNPSSSSVSFLSGANPIHSNPIKQAAAAAGALSIPGTNSYEKRSSMAAMREMIFRIAAMQPIQIDPEAVKPPKRRNVKISKDPQSVAARHRRERISERIRILQRLVPGGTKMDTASMLDEAIHYVKFLKKQVQTLERAGADRPVGVGFMGPQLGNVNYSAGSMQMLR; encoded by the coding sequence ATGGATATTGACATGCTTAAATCATCATCAGCTGGTCATGATCTCCATCATCCTCATCACCACATGGACATGATGACAATGATGATGCAGCAGAGTCCTGAGTTCTACCATAACACTCCTCCCACATTTTCTGAGATAGATTTCACTTGGGGATCATCAATTACCCCCAACAACATTGGAACCATAGTACCACAACCCATGTTCCATAACCCAACTTCACCCTCACAATCACAGCCCACATTGCTAAATCCAAACCCTTCATCCTCCTCGGTCTCATTCCTTAGCGGTGCTAATCCAATCCATTCCAATCCAATCAAACAGGCCGCGGCTGCTGCTGGTGCACTGTCAATCCCCGGTACTAATTCATATGAAAAGCGAAGCTCAATGGCTGCAATGAGGGAGATGATCTTTAGGATTGCGGCAATGCAGCCGATTCAGATAGACCCCGAAGCAGTGAAGCCGCCGAAGAGGAGGAATGTGAAGATTTCGAAAGATCCACAGAGCGTGGCAGCGAGGCATAGGAGGGAGAGGATCAGCGAGAGGATTAGGATCCTGCAGAGGCTTGTTCCGGGTGGGACTAAAATGGACACGGCTTCGATGCTAGACGAGGCTATACATTATGTGAAGTTCTTGAAGAAGCAGGTGCAGACTTTGGAAAGAGCTGGAGCTGATAGACCAGTTGGTGTTGGTTTCATGGGGCCTCAGTTGGGGAATGTGAATTACTCAGCTGGGTCTATGCAAATGCTTAGATGA